In Bactrocera neohumeralis isolate Rockhampton chromosome 5, APGP_CSIRO_Bneo_wtdbg2-racon-allhic-juicebox.fasta_v2, whole genome shotgun sequence, the genomic window GTTTCCGGTGAATTTTCGCTGAAAAAcgctttaattattttcattacatatGAATTACGCTAAATCATTCATAACTGTGCTTTGTTGACAAGTCAACATAGCAACTTTTTGCGGCTTATCACCGTTTCATAACAGACATAAAGAGGACAAAAACCACAGTAAACAAACATATGCTTtgcacaaattatttattatccGATTGCATCAAATTCGAATGAAGCATAAAATTTACGGGATTTgacaaaaatatgatttttgaaagtactaacaatattaaaatgtcTGCCATTATggctgtttgatttttttgaagtgGCTATCCTTGGCcgtataaaaattcaatttagttCCGGTCACGTAGACCCGACTAATGTGGGAGCAGCGAAGCTACATATCGCGCtttaatgttattgttgttaattttgtaaataatctGGCTAGTTAGCacacaaaatttggaaaaaaggtAAAAGCTCAAAGTTCAATGTTTAAGGCTCGCAATAATGCTTATTTATCTAGCCGAAAAATAATGTGCAAAAACGAGTATTTTTTAActatattgtaattttttgtttattttattttttgctaaaaaaaatagtGGATTTATGTACAAAAGTTGTGTGTACAGATGTAAATATGTAGTAAGAGGTCGGTAGATTCATCAAGTCACTTATGAGTATTTTAAAAAGACATACTGGTAGACGGTGACTCTTGGCAATACAATTCAGCGTTGAAGATTTCCAAAACGGTCTGCAAAGTTGCGCTTTGATGATTTTTAGGTTGCTGCCAGATGGTGGATGATTAGGTATGTTTATGGCAGGGCATGTGTTGCAACGagaattgcaaaattttgttgtaacGTTTACGATGAATTTGAACACTATTGGCTTGATGCATATCACAAGGAGGTTagctttttgtttgtgttgattGGCAATTTACCAACCACCACCACCGCTAGACCAACCACCGCCGCCACCGCTGGACcaaccgccgccgccgccgccgccgctacCTCCTTCCGAGATGACCTTAATGATCTTGACGgagccgccgccgccaccaccaccgctaGACCagccgccaccgccgccgccgctggaccaaccgccaccaccaccaccgctagaccaaccgccgccgccgccgccgccaccaccaccatgTGAGATGACTTTGATGATCTTGACATCGgcaccgccgccgccaccaccaccagaCCAGCCGCCACCGCCGCCTCCACCACTTGACCaaccaccaccgccgccgccgccaccatgGCCGCCGGAACCAGCATCAATGATCTTCACAATCTTGACACtgccgccgccaccgccgccgccgccgctggaCCAGCCGCCACCACCGCCTCCGCCGCTGGACcaaccaccgccgccgccgccgccgccaatAATGCCTGCATTCGCAATGGCACAAACTGCCAATAAACACACAAATACCTAAGGAAAATTAGAGAGATTTATTGTTAGTTATCCGTTTTGAAGGAATGCAGCTTGACACTGCTATATGTTGTAATCCAATTAATCCTGTTAACGGTACACACCTTCATGTTGTTGTCTCTATGTTTAAGAGATATGTAAGTCGAGAGAG contains:
- the LOC126758763 gene encoding loricrin-like, with amino-acid sequence MKVFVCLLAVCAIANAGIIGGGGGGGGWSSGGGGGGGWSSGGGGGGGGSVKIVKIIDAGSGGHGGGGGGGGWSSGGGGGGGWSGGGGGGGADVKIIKVISHGGGGGGGGGGWSSGGGGGGWSSGGGGGGWSSGGGGGGGSVKIIKVISEGGSGGGGGGGWSSGGGGGWSSGGGGW